Proteins from a genomic interval of Gossypium hirsutum isolate 1008001.06 chromosome A09, Gossypium_hirsutum_v2.1, whole genome shotgun sequence:
- the LOC121206054 gene encoding pentatricopeptide repeat-containing protein At4g14190, chloroplastic → MENAVTLNLDCKITLRWRSSINSDNKRSILIQTHFPKPTRHCCCLSSLRSSPSTPRRPPDDGCSSKTHTTLLVETYHHHRRLRALIEKLEKEGSCPMQILGDDGDWTKNDFWAAVKFLRHAFRSNEILQVPFFLLFLCVLIILLGFKDYDDISVCLKTMELDGCLPDHFTYNLLIREFSRGGLLQKMERVYRFMISKKMNLQSSSLVAMLEAYANFGILDKMEKVYRKVVNSSSLKEDTVRKLANVYIKNYMFSRLDDLGIDLSSRTGRNNLVWCLRLLSHACLLSGKGMDSVIQEMDEAKALWNVTIVNIILLAYLKMKDFSHLRNLLSQLPSRQVRPDLTTVGILFDAIEIGFDGAKTLETWRKMVLYRAVELNTDPLVLTAFGKGHFLRDCEEAYSSLEPKARDRKTWTYHQLIDLVIKHKAKQS, encoded by the exons ATGGAGAATGCAGTAACCCTGAATTTAGACTGCAAAATTACATTGAGATGGCGATCCTCAATTAATAGTGACAACAAGAGATCGATTCTCATCCAAACCCACTTCCCAAAACCAACCAGGCATTGTTGCTGTCTATCCTCTCTTCGCTCATCACCGTCAACGCCGCGGCGGCCGCCGGATGATGGTTGCTCTTCCAAAACCCATACCACGCTTCTTGTTGAGACTTACCATCACCACCGGAGGCTCAGGGCTTTAATTGAAAAGCTGGAGAAGGAGGGCTCTTGCCCTATGCAAATACTTGGAGATGATGGAGATTGGACCAAAAATGATTTCTGGGCTGCAGTTAAATTTCTCAGGCATGCCTTCAGATCCAATGAAATCCTCCAGGTTCCTTTCTTTTTGCTCTTTCTCTgtgttttaataatttt GTTGGGTTTTAAGGAT TATGATGATATTAGTGTGTGCTTGAAGACAATGGAATTGGATGGGTGCTTGCCTGACCATTTTACCTACAATTTGCTTATCCGTGAGTTTTCTCGTGGTGGGTTGCTCCAAAAAATGGAACGAGTTTATCGATTCATGATCTCAAAAAAGATGAATTTGCAGTCTTCTTCTTTGGTCGCAATGCTTGAAGCGTATGCAAACTTTGGGATTCTAGATAAGATGGAGAAGGTTTATCGGAAGGTTGTGAACTCAAGTTCTCTTAAGGAGGATACTGTTAGGAAATTAGCCAATGTTTATATCAAGAACTACATGTTTTCGAGGTTAGATGATCTGGGTATTGATCTTTCTTCACGAACTGGTAGAAACAATCTCGTTTGGTGTTTGCGCCTCCTTTCTCATGCTTGTCTTTTGAGCGGAAAAGGGATGGATTCCGTAATCCAAGAGATGGATGAAGCAAAAGCTTTATGGAATGTAACAATAGTGAATATTATCTTGCTAGCTTATTTGAAGATGAAAGATTTTTCTCATTTGAGAAATTTACTTTCTCAATTACCAAGCCGTCAAGTGAGACCTGATTTAACCACTGTGGGGATTTTATTCGATGCTATTGAGATCGGATTTGATGGGGCCAAAACGTTAGAGACATGGAGAAAGATGGTTCTTTACAGAGCCGTAGAATTGAACACCGATCCGCTGGTTCTCACTGCATTCGGAAAGGGACATTTTCTTAGAGATTGCGAAGAGGCATATAGCTCCCTTGAACCTAAAGCCAGGGACAGGAAAACATGGACATATCACCAACTTATCGATTTAGTAATTAAACACAAAGCAAAGCAGTCGTAG